The genomic interval gttatgacatacattaaaaagaaataattttcaaaagaaaatttcctataactacatgatgtatgtatgtcatgacatggtatttttgtgttttttcatcataaggtatgaatgcaaaatacaaaactaaatatgatgtcatggcatataatgggcaaacaaagcatgacaaactagcataaataaaataaaatacctagattacctatctaagtatctttaatcTTAGCTAACTTAGAATTTAACCTAGATTGTCCTCTAAacgctccaagaaaatgccaaaacctaaattggcatttctagttctcttgattaacttatgccaattgaaattaagcttattcctcaaatgttggcatatttcattcttccacaagagtagcactttaaattaaggcttagatttgccttaaattactaagaaaataccaaagtcccaacttggtatttcttatgttttcccaaattgtgtcatttaaaataaaatcaatacttctcaaatttggcacattttactcttccaaggagtaaatgataaatctatttcattttcaaaggttaataataaccttgaaaatgctccttgagtgtcaatttcttcaaaattgggttaactacccttcttcttagaattgacactctctaacccatctatgggatagagaagatgctcctaggaacccaaaacttattggtactccttagatgctctaggtactcactagggataacttccctagatatcttcctagtgaccttgtttggcttcttagaagccttggtcactttttctagatcaaccctagggattacttcccttgtgaccttcttagtgactttcttagacttcttagaagtcttagtcacatttgttgcaaaaatactcttagggatgacctccctagtatttttggcttgcccactaggcctagggttggttccatagctatatggaaccctatggtaagaaattacatccttcttggttttaggtttgtatcccaaacccttatgaccattggatgactttgatacttctagacctaggttttgactcttggacccttgtgtcacacttgtgatttttctaagggttctctctaatttgtcaagtcttgacctcaagacttgattttcctttcataattcttcaaccttagggtTTTcattaaaaccttgatttttcttcttcttaggcaaatacctagagtccttagggttcttgcctaaattcccatctatctttctaaacctaggttgagaggttttagcatgataagctacatgattttccttaactttatcatgtctcctattttcatggtaaatagcattgaaatgataatgagtagaattagcatgctttttaccacaATTTAAGgggatagactcaataaatgataccttcctttttaccttggaggctcccccttgaattgagcttcctccttgagccttgaccgtcttcttcccctttgggcattgactccgataatgccccttttgattgcaagagaagcacacaatgtgctccttgctcctttttattttggggatggtctccttgggcttctccttgcccttgggtgccacttggcccttcttcttggccaatttgggacacttgctcttgtagtgcccattctccctacactcaaaacatataatatgatttttattattaattgagatatttttaccttcacatgtagggatgacacttggtcctccatgtgatgtggatgtagaggcttcctcttgatccgaaattgATTTCACTCCTATtgatttgtcttgacttgtggaggtggaagcttcttcatcctcttcttcttttgacccggatgtggatgcttcttcttgctccggggtcaatgatctacactccccctcaatcctagaggtgggggcttcatcatcttgtacatggaacaaggagtatgctccttccttgttcccttcattgcattccctcgaagatgaagcttcttcttggactccttcttcggaagttgaacatctctcaacttcgcagtcctcctcttggtcttgctccaatgagtcaccctctttggattcctcttgattcggtacaatggagggttcttcatggagcttaaccaacttgctccaaagctctttggcatctttaaattttccaatttgagccaaaatgttgctcggcaataagttgaccaagagcttggtgactttatcatttgccttgctcctttagttgctcttgactccatttacttttcttgagaagcttgcccttggagtttgttggagcttcgaagccttccattagagcaaactattgctctatctccaccattaagaagttttcgatccttgatttccaaagatcgaaacttgtagatgtgtacggtggagccacccttgtgtcaaaaccaagtccatcttggaattgcatcttgaagttgagcttcttgaattctttgactttgatgaatttgctctaacttcttcaccctctagctttgcttgttttgtttgccccttccggcgatgattccggtgaagagcgacctcgctctgataccaattgttgggaccgaaatgtagctagaggggggcggggtgaatagctcatcgcgtacttgtgtgcttcgttgcttgtttcttcaaagatgtgcagcggaaatacaaagaaacaaatgcatacaacgctagcaaatggattttacttggtatccacctcacaagaggtgactagtccaaggatccacgcacacacacacacacctccactaataaacactcttttacggtaactaccgaaagcggagaagccctacaagactctcaatacaagaagagaggaaagggaacaaaaatatgagcaaagcttacaatgaagtgcaataaaagccctaaccctaacttctcttcttcgcctcttgacttggacaaaacttccaagaatcttcaagatctggcatagagagctctgtggagaagctgtggaggatctgagatgaatcgtgtGAGCTCTGGGAAGTTCtcccgaaggaatcgaacgcctgcagctaaatacgacgccaacggtcggatcccgatcgattggattgctcccaatcgatcggggaggctttggatcgatcaaccgatcgatccagagtgcctctgtgctctgggaatttgcctggatcgatcagccgatcgatccagggcttatcgcgataaaacgcagcttcccaatcgatccactgatcgattgggacctctggatcgatctactgatcgattgggacctctggatcgatcagctgatcgatccagaggctttctgtgcgctctgcgactttcccactcgaggcttgtcgcagggaccttcccaatcgatcggccgatcaattcggctccagccaatcgatcggctgatcgatccagctactgATTTTTACCCAAAATCAAGACCCaagctcccaaaccaacatctggtcaatccatgacctgttggttcatcatgcctagcatccggtcacccttgacctgctaggactccctcaccaagtgtccggtcaatccgtttgacccacttggacttttctcctcttgccaagtatccggtcaatcccttgacctacttggactttcaccagatgtctggtcaaccttgacccatctggatttcctcgtgccaagtatccagtcaatcctttgacctacttggactttcaccagatgtctggtcaaccttgacccatctggatttccccgtgcctggcttcactcaccagggcttcccttctgcctagcttcactcactaggacttctcttctgcctggcttcactcaccaggtctttcacccagcttcactcactaggattttcacctggcttcactcaccaggactttcacctagattcacttactaggatttccttcacctggcttcactcactaggattttctttctgcctggcttcactcaccaggattttcaaactgtctagcttcactcactaggtctttcaatatgtctggcttcactcaccaggactttccatactgcctagcttcactcactaggactttcacctgacttcactcaccaggattttacttctgcctaacatcccagttaggacttcccagtcaagtatctggtcaaccttgacctacatgACTTTTTTTCAACCAACCTTATCAgatcctgatcagaggggaatttcaccacacaatctccccaaatgaacaactgcacctgcacttgtccatatcatcgaagtcttgtattatcaaacatcgaaacccaaaccaagactcaaacttgatcaaccaggtcaatcttaacatgaggaatattgcaccaacaaatttcACTCCAATAATATTAGAGGTTTTAAGTCTGTGTCAAATATCAAGTATTACATGCTTGACGTTCTTGTTGCATCTCAAATTCTAGGGAGTACAAATCTAAAATCTTTTACAATGGTtactttcttttggtaaaaaattGCTAATGATGCTGTAGGCctcaaaataataatattaaaaacatAAACAAACTCAGAAAGACTATCACGGTGCGTCCAAGTGCAATAATGCTCGTTTAATATACCTGTGTTTTTTATTCGAAATGACCTAAAATATCCACGTGCGGTTGTATCCTGATAGACATGGTaactttttttaaataaataaatatgatgagTTGACTTAGTTCCACTTTGGGTAGAActctaattaatttattttaatatactaCGTTAAAAATTATTAGTAATATAGATAGCACGATAAAATTGAATTTAGGACCCAGCCcaatttaattgaaaaaaatgaATATAGATTATAAGGATAGGTGATCCTCACAGCTCAGGACACTTAAATTTGGTCTGGATACCTCGAATGTTTTTGTTGCATAGAATAAaaatgactatatatatatatatatatatatatatatatatatatatatatatatatatatatatatatatatataaaactatatataaaatattttatatatatatatatatatatatatatatatatatatatatatatatatatatatatatatatatataaaaatttttgtcgactgaaaatcttatttttttttaaaagtgtaaACATACCCACATAAATTTAGggtcattaaaattttaaagtttgcaTTGAAAATGTATGTTTTCCTTATGGATGTTGATCCGGTGATAATCTAGGAGGGCCCCCCTCCCAGGAAGTGCAACGCTTAGGTGGAGGTCAAAATCGAGAGGTGGTCAGCAAAGGGACCAGCCGAGCGGACGTCTATACAGGCCGGTTAGCCGGAAGAATTCGTCGTCCGACCGGAAGAATTCAAGAAGAGTTGGGTCAGCCTGCGGCGCATTGAAACCAAAGTCACTCACGCCGCTCAGATGTGATATACTCGTAAGGGGATATGGAATTGGCTGGTCAGAACGATCAAGGGAAGTTCAATCAGATTAACGGCTGACAAATCAGACGGGAGATATGTGccaatatccttttgggagtcaatGCCGCTGGCTGACGGCGTTGATGGATGGAAAATCGTATGGGAGAAGATCCCGCTATCTTGACAGAGAGGCGTTCGCCCCGTTATAGTAAGACGTCAGGGACCCTTTCTCGATGTTAGCTTTTGGGGAAATTTTGGGAATGCGCGACTGCTCGGGGAATATGCAGTCAGCCTGacgaagctctatataagagaGGAGGTGGTCATCCGCGGAGGTACACGCATATACGTCTTTGGGCACCGCCATTCACTTCTTTGTTTCCCTTATTTTCCCCTCCTACTGTTGTgtgacttgatcgtcggagggtcgtcgccgcgaaccccttcccggcttggcactaacgacttgtgattgCAGGAGCGAGGCGTTTCCACCGCACACGGAGATCCACATCAGCGTTATTTCCCGGCAGCCGTCTACTCAGCTTCAgggcaggatcaaattggcgccgtctgtgggaacttcggcCTGAACCCAGAAGCAGAGGATAGAAGACACCGGACGATCAACAACCGTAACGCTGACGACAGAAGAGTTGGAGAGGCTGATCCAAGCCGGAGTGGCAAGAGCAATGGAACAACAGCAGCGAATGCTAGCCGATCGACCGGCACAGGAGCCGACCATCTCAGGATCTGGCCAGCCTGCAGATCCTGGTCGCGGAGTTGAACCCATAGCCCACCCGGACGTGGGTAAGAGATCAGACACGACCGGGCCAGCACCAAACGCGCCAATCCCTTTTCACCGAGCATTGTTTAGGACGCCCTTAGAGGAAGGAGGCAGAGCCCGCCGAGACCGAGGTTCCTCGTCAGATGAGGCACCCGAAAGGGATGCGAGGAAGGGAAAAGCGCCACGAGACGGAGActcgcccgaacggatcaacgACCAGTTCTCGCGAGGAATCATGGAGGATCCCTTACCTCGCCACTACACCCCATTGGCGATTGGGGAGTACAATGGGAGCGCCGATCCAGATGGTCACTTGGCCAAGTTCGACAACGCGGCCACTTTGCATCAGTACACCGATGGGGTAAAGTGCAGGGTATTCTTGACAACGCTTTCGGGACCAGCTCAACGGTGGTTCACCAGGTTGCCGACCGGGTCCATAcgtagcttcaaggatttccgggcCGCTTTCCTGTACCAATTCGCGAGTAGCCGCCAATATCAGAAAACGAGCGTCAACTTGTTTTCACTGAAGCAAGGTCCCCGAGAAGCGCTCAGGGCATACATTCAACGATTTAACCAGACGACGATGGACATACCAGCAGTCTCATCAGAAGTGCTGGTAAACGCTTTCACTCAAGGGCTCGTAGAGGGTGAGTTCTTCTGATCCCTCATCCACAGACCCCGAAAGATTTCGCTCATCTCCAAAGGAAAGCCACGGAGTAcgtcaacgtggaagaagcacaagcggccTGAAGGAAAGAGGCGCCTGCCGAGCCTCAACTGGCGACCGATCGGAGGAGACCAAGCAACCACCAGCCTCCGACCGGTCCCCGGGCTGCGGGGTCGCAACCGTATCCCGAGCCGAGAATGCATGCAGTCCATATGGAGGCCGCCCAACTCAAGAAGGGCAAAAAGTAGACCCCGATGTTCTGTAAGTTCCATCAATCAGGGACGCACAACACGTGGGAGTGTCGAGGTGACCCTAATGTGCATCGGTCCGCGCCAAAGGAGTATAGACGTTGGTCGCCTAGGCCGGATCGACAGCCCGAGCGCCGAATCGACCGAAAAACCGAGGGTCGAAGGGCTCACGAGCCACGGGAGCATCATCCCCAAGAAAGAAACCCTACTCACGCCTCGGCCGATCGGAACAGACATTCGGTGCCAGAAGAGGAGAACAGAAGGAACGCTTCCCGTGGAGAAATTGGGATGATCTCAGGTGGCCCGACCGGGGGAGATTCCAACTGAGCCCGGAAAGGCCACGCGAGGCAGCTGACCATATACGCGGTAgggtgcagcaaggagaaggcagAGGAGCCTGAGATCAGTTTTGGCCCTAAGGACTTGGAGGGGATCgagatccctcatgatgacgCACTGATCATCAAGGCGGTGGTCGCAAATTTCACCATTCGCCGGACTTTCatcgacacaggaagctcggtaaaCATTATTTTCAAACAAGCATTCGATTTATTGCAGATTGATCGGGCTGAACTCCTACCCATGGCAACACCGCTGTACGGCTTCACCGGCAATGAAGTCTCGCCAATCGGGCAGACGAGGCTAGACGTCTCGCTTGGAGAGGAGCCCCTGATTAGGACGCGCACCACGAATTTTATCGTGGTAGATGCGCCCTCGGCGTACAACGTGATATTGGGCCGACCGCCCTCAACGAATTTCGAGCGATAGTGTCGACCTACTGCccgaagatcaaattcccggtgggGAATCTGGTAGGCGAAGTTCGAGGGGACCAAGTGGCGGCCCGGCGGTGTTATGTTGAGATGGTCAAGGCGGACGCTAAAGCCGCCAGGAAATGCCCCCGATTGGAAGTAAACGCCATCAGAGAAAAGCCGCCCCCACTGGTATACGACAacaaggaggaggtacagatacATCTGAGCCGGCCGGAGGCTACTACATTTGTAGCATCTGATCTGGCCGGCCCGCAAAAGGAGGAGCTGGTCGCCTGCCTTCAAAGAAACCACGATGTGTTTgcctggtcgacgcacgagctacTCGGGGTCGATCCAAGCGTGGCACTGCATGAGCTGCACGTTCGACCAGATGCCCGACCGGTCAAGCAAAGGAAGCGCGACTTTAGCGCTGAGCAGGACCTGATTATCCGAGCCGAGGTAGAAAAGCTACTGGAGGCCGGGCACATCGAGGAAATTCAGTTTCCAACCTGGCTCGCCAATgtagtgctggtctccaagccaggtaataaatggcgagtgtgcatcgatttcaggGATTTAAACAAGGCCTGCCCCAAGGACTCCTACCCGCTACCaaggatagaccagatggtggactcgacggCCGGATGCGagctgatttgcatgctcgatgcctatcaaggctatcaccAGGTTCCACTCGCGCacgaagaccaggagaaggtcagtttcGTCACGGCTGATGGGACGTTCTGTTACAAGGTCAtgccattcggattgaagaacgcaggCACCACCTATCAGAgaatgatgaacaaggtgttccggaagcagatcggACGGAATTTGGAGGTATACGTTGACGACATACTCATTAAGTCTCTCCGATTTGTCGCCCTATGTGCAGATGTGGAAGAAACATGCCAGAAGCTACGAAATTACGGGATCAAGCTTAACCCAACCAAGTGCCTGTTCGGTGCTAAGGGTGGACGGTTTCTGGGCTGCATAGTCACCGAACGGGGAATCGAAGCGAACCCCAGTAAAGTAAAAGCTCTCCAAGACATGGCGTCACCTCGTAACCTGAAAGAAGTACAAAGGCTGACCGGAAGGATCACGGCTCTATCAAGGTTCATATCTAAATCAGCTGACCGGAGCCTGACATTTTTCAAGATTCTGAGGCGAGCgaccaagttccagtgggatgacgAGTGTGACAAGGCGTTCGAGGAACTCAAGCAATATCTCAGCCCCTTGCCCATCTTAGCCAAGCCAACTATGGGGGAGccgcttttattttatttatcgtCAACCGAGCATGCCATCGATTCAGCGTTAATCACTGAGAAAGGGGGGAAGCAGCAGCCGGTAtattttttgagtcatatattgaaagacgctgAGTCCCACTATACAGGTCTTGAGAAGCTCTCTTACGCTCtgatcctcgccgctcggaggcttcgaccCTATTTCCTGGCCCACTCTATAATTGTGATGACCAATAGCGCCTTGGATCGGGTCCTGCTCAACCCTGAAGCGTCTGGCCGGTTAATCAAATGGACCACTGAGCTCAGTGAGTTCGATATCCAATACCGACCCCGGTCGGCTATAAGAGCGCAGGCATTAGCGGATTTCATCACAGAAGTGCCAGACCCTGAGCCAGAGTCCTCATGGAGGGTATACGTGGATGGTTCGTCCGCCCGATCGAGTAGTGGAATAGGCATCTTGCTTATATCCCCAAAAGAAGACCGAATGCATCTATCCATTCGATTGGACTACCGAGCCACCAACAACGAGGCTGAGTACGAAGCGCTCATAGATGGTCTCCAAGCCGCTCGGCACGTCGGGGCCACGAAGGTACTCTTACATTTGGATTTACAGTTGGCGGCTCAGCAGCTGAACGGAACGTTCGAGATTAATAGCGCTCGGCTCAGGCTATATGCGGACGCCTTCGAAAAGCTTAAGGCAAATTTCCAAGAGGTCGTTATTTATAAAATTCCCCGATCAGAGAACCAAGCGGTAGATGAACTGGCAAAGCTGGCTAGCGCAATGACGCCGATCATCGCCACTTCCCCCATTGAGCGGGTCTACCTAGTGGCGCACGTTGACCAGTCAAGGGGGATACCATTTCTGGAAGATTGGAGGGCACCCATCATTAGGTTCCTCCAGTCAAGAGGCTTACCAGGAGGTCATGAAGCTGATCGAATCTTGAGAAGGAGAGCCTCTCGGTTCACCCTGGTGGGCGAACAATTGTATAAAAAAGCTTTCTCACGCCCTCTGCTCAAATGTGTGGGCACTGAGGACGCTGaatacatccttcaagaagtacatcaaggctcTTGCGGAGGGCACCCGGGTGGGCGATCACTAGCGAAGAAAGTTATcctagcaggatatttttggccaacactcCAGAAAGATGCGAGCAAGTTGGTAGCCACTTGCTTATCCTGCCAAAAGTACAGCAATCTGACTCACTGACTGACCTCCGAAATGAAAGTGTCCTCTATTGCGTGCTCATTCGACCAGTGGGAAATGGACATAGTCGGCCCTTTTCCTATGGCGATCGGTCAGAGAAGGTTCCTACTTGTGGTtgttgattatttttcaaaatgggtggaagctgaaCCGCTGGCGAGAATAACGAAAAGCATGGTCAAGAAGTTTTTATGGCAGAATATTATATGCTGGTTCGGCATACCATGCCGACTTGTCTCGGATAATGGGAGACAGTTCACGGGCCAAGAGTTGGGGGAATGGTGTGCGGGTTATGGCATACAGCAAGCTTTTACCTCCGTGGCCTACCCTCAAAGTAATGGACAGGCTGAAGTTACCAACCGGGAAATCCTCAAGGCGTTACATGctcggctcgatcacatggggggcagctgggtggacgagctaccCAGTGTGTTATGGGCGCTACGGACGACTCCCAAAGAAGGGACTGGcttcacgccattccatttagtaTACGGAGGAGAGGCGGTCGTCCTAGTCGAGGTTGGGATTGAGTCCGATCGGGTGCttcactacaacgaagaaaatggGGAAAGGCGACGGTTGGAGCTCGACATGGTCGATGAGACGTAAGACAAAACAGCCGCCCGGCTGACAACATATAGACAAAGGATGCGACAAAACTACAATCGCCGGGTGATCCCCAGATCTTTCCAGGTGGGCGATCTAGTCTGGAAAAGGgtcaagccggtcggagatgtcAAAAAGTTGGAAGCTCCATGGACGGGCCCATTAAAAGTAGCAGAAAGGTTGCGGTCGGGTGCATACTACTTGGAGGACGCGGAGGAAAGGAAGCTGGAGAGACCGTGGAGCGCAAATCACCTCCAACCTTACAGAGCCGGATGAGAGGTGAGCGAGTGAATTCATGTACACTTGCTTAAATGTATGTTTCCTTGGACACAGGAAGAAAACAATGGGATCTCTCCTAACCCCTTCTTATCAAACGCGTCAtcgacagtcgagcgacgaccttaaaccctcgcgtcatcgacggtcgagcggcgaccttaaaccctcgcgtcatcgacggtcgagcggcgaccttaaactctcgcgtcatcgacggtcaagcggcaaccttaaaccctcacGTCATCgatggtcgagtggcgaccttaaaccctcgtgtcatcgacggtcgagcggcgaccttaaaccctcgtatGATCGAGCAACAAGTAAGAATAAGATGATTGTCTAATCATATTCAAAGACGATCAAAATATCGAGGAAAATTGTCAAAGATAAGACAGAAGCCAGTTACGTCTTAAAAGTTCATGCCAACCGGGTACACCCGATGACCGATTAGTACAACTGAAAAAAGCACTTAGCAAACCAAGCGAACAGAAACACTTTAGAAGGTTCACTCCAAATAAGCCAGGGCATTGTCGGGGATAGAGTCATTGAGCTGGTCGCGATCAATCGTGGAGCCGGGCAGATCGGCAGGCAGATGTCCCTTTTTCTTAAGTTAGATCAAAAATGTTGTCAACGGCGCAGCCGAAGAGTCGGAGAACTCGGGCAACAAACTTATCCACGAAGGTGTCAGACCGGATGTAAGCCACCTTCATCTCTTCGAATCGGCTAGGCTCGCTTTCCTTATAGGCCTCCAAGGCCAACCGGGCGCTCTCCAGATCTACCTTCACCACCGCAAGATCGGCGTCCTTGTCGGATAGATGGCTTCTTAAAGTGGCCTCTTCGGACTCGCGAGCTTGCCGCTCGGACATCAACAGACCTTCAACATTTTTCAGCTTGTCTTCCGTCTGCTTTAACTTCTGCTCGAGAGCCCGGGCTTCcacatttttcttctccagatcctcAACAACCCTTTGCTTGCGGTTGGTGGCCAGAGTAATTTTTCTCTCGAATGTGGAGATCTCTTTCTTGAGTCGGTCAATATACCCGACTTGCTCGGCGCTCTTACCCCGCTCGGCGGTCAGCAGCTCTTCACTCTTGGCTAAGTCAGCCTGCAGCTGAGCCACCTGAGTGTCGTTTAGACCGTGAGTGGTGCCCGACTGGCCGGGGGTTTCCTTCAGCCGTTTCAACTCATCCTCTACAAAGGCAAGTCTCTGGCTCATAGCCAGACCGTCCACCCAAAACTACGAAAGTCGTGATTGGAAGGAGATCAAAAACAAGGCCAAATTAATCGGTATGGAAGTTAAAATAAAAACTCACGCCGGTAATCTGCTTAGTGTAGTTGTTCGCTAATACACCCGGAGGAGCAGCCGTCGCCCGGGCGCGCGCATCTTCCCATATCTCGGCCAAATGGCCTTTAATGATAATCCGGTGTTCAGTCTGATCGGCTGAGCTGCCCGGCGCTGAAAGATCTTCAGTAGGAAGGTGGAGTGTGGCCGTGACGTGTCTCCGACGAGTTGTGGCCGAATGGGAAGAGGCTGATCGGCCCGCGCGGGAAGAAGAGGGCACTGGGTTGATGCTTGACCTTAAGATGCGGCCCTGAGCCGATAGTGGCGGCAGACTAGCGGCGGGAGAGGCAACGAGAGGGGTGGAGGGTGTCCGGTCAGAAGAAACATTGGCAGCCTCCGACAGTATCTGACCGGAAGCACCGGTCTGATCGGCAACCCTCGCCACCGAAGTCATGGAGCACGCAGCTTTCTTTGCGCGACGCCTCTTGCGCGTATTCTCAAGTGGCGCTTCTGATTGCGAGCCCTCTTCTGGAGCTAGCTGATCCACCGGAAGCTCCATGATCGGCGCTctcgctgctgctgctgctgctgctccgACTGGCATCAGGTTCGACTCCCCACCGGCCTCCTGAGTAGGCCCCTGTTCGGGCAGTACTGATCCTGGGAGATCTTCCAGCTGAAACCCCCGCTCGGCCAACACTTCAACCACTACCTGGTCAACATCGGCAGAGGTAAGCTTCGATTTCCCGACCAAGCGTGCTCgcatcatgatgtcggctgcaaaataaagaaagaaatcagttagataaagAGAAAGGAGGAAAACTGATGGTGTACCTAGGTTGATCGGCTCGTCGGGGCTGATCGGACTAAGG from Zingiber officinale cultivar Zhangliang chromosome 6B, Zo_v1.1, whole genome shotgun sequence carries:
- the LOC121990755 gene encoding uncharacterized protein LOC121990755 is translated as MEQQQRMLADRPAQEPTISGSGQPADPGRGVEPIAHPDVGKRSDTTGPAPNAPIPFHRALFRTPLEEGGRARRDRGSSSDEAPERDARKGKAPRDGDSPERINDQFSRGIMEDPLPRHYTPLAIGEYNGSADPDGHLAKFDNAATLHQYTDGVKCRVFLTTLSGPAQRWFTRLPTGSIRSFKDFRAAFLYQFASSRQYQKTSVNLFSLKQGPREALRAYIQRFNQTTMDIPAVSSEVLIDRAELLPMATPLYGFTGNEVSPIGQTRCALGVQRDIGPTALNEFRAIVSTYCPKIKFPVGNLVGEVRGDQVAARRCYVEMVKADAKAARKCPRLEVNAIREKPPPLVYDNKEEVQIHLSRPEATTFVASDLAGPQKEELVACLQRNHDVFAWSTHELLGVDPSVALHELHVRPDARPVKQRKRDFSAEQDLIIRAEVEKLLEAGHIEEIQDLNKACPKDSYPLPRIDQMVDSTAGCELICMLDAYQGYHQVPLAHEDQEKVSFVTADGTFCYKVMPFGLKNAGTTYQRMMNKVFRKQIGRNLEVYVDDILIKSLRFVALCADVEETCQKLRNYGIKLNPTKCLFGAKGGRFLGCIVTERGIEANPSKVKALQDMASPRNLKEVQRLTGRITALSRFISKSADRSLTFFKILRRATKFQWDDECDKAFEELKQYLSPLPILAKPTMGEPLLFYLSSTEHAIDSALITEKGGKQQPVYFLSHILKDAESHYTGLEKLSYALILAARRLRPYFLAHSIIVMTNSALDRVLLNPEASGRLIKWTTELSEFDIQYRPRSAIRAQALADFITEVPDPEPESSWRVYVDGSSARSSSGIGILLISPKEDRMHLSIRLDYRATNNEAEYEALIDGLQAARHVGATKVLLHLDLQLAAQQLNGTFEINSARLRLYADAFEKLKANFQEVVIYKIPRSENQAVDELAKLASAMTPIIATSPIERVYLVAHVDQSRGIPFLEDWRAPIIRFLQSRGLPGGHEADRILRRRASRFTLVGEQLYKKAFSRPLLKCVGTEDAEYILQEVHQGSCGGHPGGRSLAKKVILAGYFWPTLQKDASKLWEMDIVGPFPMAIGQRRFLLVVVDYFSKWVEAEPLARITKSMVKKFLWQNIICWFGIPCRLVSDNGRQFTGQELGEWCAGYGIQQAFTSVAYPQSNGQAEVTNREILKALHARLDHMGGSWVDELPSVLWALRTTPKEGTGFTPFHLVYGGEAVVLVEVGIESDRVLHYNEENGERRRLELDMVDET